Below is a genomic region from Pseudocalidococcus azoricus BACA0444.
AAACTACTATACTCACTGTTGCTACTGTGCCACCTAGTTGGAGAATCTGCTGTATCTTCATAGACCAAATGCTGATTATCGGAATCCAACTCCCAATAGAGCACTCGCCGTCCCTCTGCCTCTAAGACCTGACGTTGATGCCGCATTGCTGCTAGGTAGAGCATTAATTTATGCTTGTGATAGGGAAAAGCAGTGCAGAACCGAAAGTCCTCTGCCATAAAGATCAGATGTTTGTCACAGGGTAAGTCTTGATGACTGGGAAACAGCATATTACCGAGCAGAATGATCATTGACGCTTCCCCAGTGCCATGGCCAGCTTGTGATCTGTCATTGCCTCCCCCTTAAGTTTTAACAGCTAGTCATCTGAGGATAGTAATTTAAGCTTCCGTAAGCGGGACTGAATCGCACTGGGTTGACGTTGAAATTGAGTTGCCAGTTGTTGAATAGATTGGCCCTGTTGAAAGCGTTGACCCAGTTGAAAATCTTCTTGGGCCTCCCAAGGCTCATAGGCTCGGGGATACCGTTGGCGAATCTTGGCAATCTGTTGGGAGCGTTGAAAGGAGGAACTCCCCGGTTGGCCTGGGTCTAAGCCCCCTTCTAGGGAGTTGTCCAGTGCATCCCCTAACGACTCCGGTAAGGCGGTGGGTAATTCCATCATTTGGGTTTCTGCTGGGGGCTTTTCTGAAATTCGTTGATCTAAGTTCAGTTGATCTAAGTTAATCCGAATGGTTTCAAAGCGAACCCGCCCCGCCCGGACGCTGTTTTCAATGGCCACTTGCCGATCTGATAATTTTGCCTTTCCCGACTTAATGTCCACTAACACAACTTCCAACTCCTCCGCTGCACCCTGTCCATCTTTGAGATTGGTATAACCATTGATCACTAAAAAATCAATCGGATCCCCAATAAAGCGGGCATCGGAGGGTAAATATTTGAAGTTAGGGAGATAAGGGGCAATCTGTTCGGCAATCTGACCTTTGATCACACTGCGGCTGGCATCAAGGCTTTTTTGCTTGGCCTGGTCAATATCCTTTTTGTGGTTCAGCTTTAGCTCGGACAGGGCGGCTTCATGGGTTTGGATTAAGTCCGTTAACTCGGCCTGGTGCGTGTGTTGGAGGCCTAAAAGTTCTTGACGCTGGGCCTGGCGTTGGCTTTTTTGCAGAATTATCCAGGTTAGTCCGGCTCCAAACAGAACCCCAATGGCAAAAACAATCACCCAGGCCATGATCTCTTAGTCTCCCGATGCAGCGAATAACCCACACCCAAGATAATAGCGATGAAAAAAGCAACTGGAGCTAAATTCATCGGATAGGGAGGGAATGGGATCACCGACCCAATCAAAATATAGCCAGTGACGAGAAACCCCAATGCTCCTAAAGCCAGTTCCTGGGGCCGCAATCGCTGAACCTGGTGTAAAAAGACGGGTGCTGCCATACAGGTCAGGCCATAGGCAATTAAAAAACCAAAGGTGCCACAGGTTCCAAACCAAGCAAATAAATCCAACGAAGGCTTGAAAGCCAGAATACTCAGAACCCCAACCATACTCACCGGAATGCAAGTGATCAGGGTTGCCCGGCGGGGTTGGCTGGAGGGTCGCGCAGTCATACTGAAAAACTGAGGCAGTTGTCCTAAGCGTGACATCGCAAAAATTAACCGACTCGCCCCCACCATCGTTGCCAGGGTACAACCAAATAAACTAGCCGTTGCCCCAATCCCAATCAAAAAACCTAACCCATCCCGCCCCATGGCCGTCGCTAAGGTTTCTAAGGGCGCAACACTCTTGGCCAAATCCACATCAAAGCTATGAAAACCCAGCACTAAAACGTAGGCGGAAAACACAAAGAAAATCCCGGCGAAAATGGGCGTGGCAACTAAGGTTTTGGGAATTGTGGTTAGGGGACGTTCCGCTTCTTCTCCCAAGGTGGTGGCCGCCTCAAAACCGGCAAAACTGAGCATGGCAATGATCAATCCTTGGTTAAAGCCATCAGTCGTCACCCCCCTCAGGGTCAGTTGGGACAAATCATCTCGCAAGCCGTCATGGAACAAGATCAAAACACAAAATACCAGCACCAACAGGACAGAAAGGGCTTCTAAAATCAACATGATCCGGGTTGAAAGCCGAATTTCCCGCAAGACAAAGACACTGGCAAGGCTGCTCACACCCATCGCTAAAAGGCCTGGATGAATCCCTAACTGTAACCTCTGGCATAAACTATCCAAGTAGGTCACACAGGCCGTGATTAAACCCATAGCCGTTGTTACATAGGCCAAAAGTAGTGCCCAGGCTGTAATCAGTTGTCCCCGTTTACCCAGCCCCAGCCCAACATAATCCCCCAGTGCTCCGGCCGAGGCGGTGGTGCGACTAAAAACATTCAAGTTATGGGCAATAATCAGGGCTGCAACCGTTGCCACAACATAGGTGAGCCAAGTCCCGCTACCAGCCGCCAACACAATAATGCCCACATTAACCGTTGGTGTTATCGTTGGAGCCATACCTGCCAGAGATTGGGCCAAAATTCCCGTAAAGCCCAGGGAACGTTTCAGGTGGGTTGTCGTTCCAGAAGTCATTGCAGGTCAAGCCAATAAACGGTATTAGCCATGAATACTTTAGTGAATCATTAGTGAGATGCTTAGAGAATAACCCGATTTCATCCCCATCCGTCTGGGTTGGTTAACCTTCTTAATTGTCCAACTCAGTCCCAAATCCGGTAAGGTTGATCCAGCATCTTTGAAGGTGATTGCGCTCCATGACTGTGCCGAAAACTCCTCCTGCTCAACGTCCTGTTCCCTTGGCCGCCCAGTTTCTCAAGCTAGTGGGGATTTTACTTATCCTCAGCTTTTTTGGGGATTGGATTGTGCTGTTAATTGCGCCCCAGTTTCAAAATGTGCAATGGCAAATTAATCTCTTGACCCAATTTGTAGATCGGGGTGTTACGCCTTTAATTGCTTTTGTCCTGATTTATGTTGGGTTTTGGATTCAAGGAGTTGCCGGGGCCAAGCCGGAGACGGAAGCGGGCGCGCCGGCCTGGAAAGATTGGCGATTTTGGGTCTTTGTGGTGTCCAGCTTGCTGGGTCTCCTCTTTTTGTTAACTATCCCGCTGCTAGTAGCCACCACCGGCCAATTGACCGACCAGGCCCTGACCCAACTCAAGCAACAGGCGGCCCAAAGCGAAATTAATATTGATCGAGAAGAAAAACAACTGAAAGCCCTTGCCAGCAGTGGCCAGATTCCCGAAATCCTCAAAAATGATCAACTCCCGGCCGAACAACGGGCCCTCCTTCAACAACTCCAACAGGATCCCCAGGCCATAGAGAAGCAATATGGGCAAGTCCGAGAGCAAATCCGCAGCAAGCAAAAAGAAGCTAGCGACCAAATTCAAACGGAGGCCTTGGTGAACCGAATTCGCTATGGCCTGCGAGCGTTTCTTTTGGCTATTGGCTTTATTACCATCGGCTGGAGTGGG
It encodes:
- a CDS encoding cryptochrome/photolyase family protein; this encodes MIILLGNMLFPSHQDLPCDKHLIFMAEDFRFCTAFPYHKHKLMLYLAAMRHQRQVLEAEGRRVLYWELDSDNQHLVYEDTADSPTRWHSSNSEYSS
- a CDS encoding Holliday junction resolvase-like protein, translating into MAWVIVFAIGVLFGAGLTWIILQKSQRQAQRQELLGLQHTHQAELTDLIQTHEAALSELKLNHKKDIDQAKQKSLDASRSVIKGQIAEQIAPYLPNFKYLPSDARFIGDPIDFLVINGYTNLKDGQGAAEELEVVLVDIKSGKAKLSDRQVAIENSVRAGRVRFETIRINLDQLNLDQRISEKPPAETQMMELPTALPESLGDALDNSLEGGLDPGQPGSSSFQRSQQIAKIRQRYPRAYEPWEAQEDFQLGQRFQQGQSIQQLATQFQRQPSAIQSRLRKLKLLSSDD
- a CDS encoding APC family permease — its product is MTSGTTTHLKRSLGFTGILAQSLAGMAPTITPTVNVGIIVLAAGSGTWLTYVVATVAALIIAHNLNVFSRTTASAGALGDYVGLGLGKRGQLITAWALLLAYVTTAMGLITACVTYLDSLCQRLQLGIHPGLLAMGVSSLASVFVLREIRLSTRIMLILEALSVLLVLVFCVLILFHDGLRDDLSQLTLRGVTTDGFNQGLIIAMLSFAGFEAATTLGEEAERPLTTIPKTLVATPIFAGIFFVFSAYVLVLGFHSFDVDLAKSVAPLETLATAMGRDGLGFLIGIGATASLFGCTLATMVGASRLIFAMSRLGQLPQFFSMTARPSSQPRRATLITCIPVSMVGVLSILAFKPSLDLFAWFGTCGTFGFLIAYGLTCMAAPVFLHQVQRLRPQELALGALGFLVTGYILIGSVIPFPPYPMNLAPVAFFIAIILGVGYSLHRETKRSWPG
- a CDS encoding HpsJ family protein; this encodes MTVPKTPPAQRPVPLAAQFLKLVGILLILSFFGDWIVLLIAPQFQNVQWQINLLTQFVDRGVTPLIAFVLIYVGFWIQGVAGAKPETEAGAPAWKDWRFWVFVVSSLLGLLFLLTIPLLVATTGQLTDQALTQLKQQAAQSEINIDREEKQLKALASSGQIPEILKNDQLPAEQRALLQQLQQDPQAIEKQYGQVREQIRSKQKEASDQIQTEALVNRIRYGLRAFLLAIGFITIGWSGLRESR